AGGGCGAGACCCAGGTCGGCGCCGCGCTGGATGATCCGCTTGAAGTGACTCGCCGCGTCCGCGTCCTCGAGGATCTCGGCGTCGTCGATGAGGACGACGACCGGGTCCTCCGGCGACGCCTCCGCCTCGTCGATGAGCTCCTCGAACTCGTCCTCGTCGATGTCGTCCCCGGTGAACACCTTCAGCACGCCCTCGGTGCCTTCGAGCGCCCGCAGCGGCGACTGGCGCGGCGCGGCGACGATGAGACGTACGCCCCGCGTACGGAACGAACGCGCCATGTTCATCAGGACCGTCGAGCGACCCGACTTGGCCGGACCCGCGATGACGAACGCGGGCACGCCTTCCGCCAGGTCGGGCCCGTACCCCATGACCTCGTCGCCGCCGATGCCCACCAGCGCCCACAGCTTGGAGCGCGAGGCGTCCGGGTCGCGCAGCTCCCACGCCTCCTCGAAGGAGATGCGGCTCGGCAGCGTGTCGACGCGGAACGGGCGGCGGTGGCGCGGCACGTCCGCGTCGCGGGCCGCGGCCCGCTCACCGATCGCGGCGATCGCGGCAGCCTGCCCCTGTCCGGTGGAGTCCTCGGAGAGCAGCGCGAACTGCGTCTCGGTGCCGCTCTCGTTCCTGAAGGCGCGGCCCGGCGCGATCTCCTCCGGGACCTTGCGGGCCGGGATGCCGAGCATCGAGAAGTCGGAGCGGTCGGCGAGGCGCAGGCCGTACTTGTCCTCGGTGAGGGAGGAGATGCGGCCCACCAGGAGCTGCCGGTCACCCGTCAGCACCATGTGGAGGCCGACGCTCGCGCCCTCGCGCATGATCGTCGTGATCTCGTCGGTCAGCGAACCGTGGTCGATCTCGCCGAGCGTGGGCAGCCAGCCCTCCCAGCGGTCGAGGAGTACGACGAGGTGCGGCAGCCGCTCGTCCTCGGCGGCGTCGGCCCGCTGCTCGCCGATGTCGGCGTACCCCTTGTCGGCGAGCAGGTCCTGGCGGCGGGTGAGTTCGCCCTTGAGGCGGTTGATGAGGCGCACCACGCGCTCGGTCTGGTTGCGGCCGACGACGGCGCCGCAGTGCGGCAGGCGGGTCAGCGCGTTGAGCGCGCCGTTGCCGCAGTCGATGCCGTAGAGGTGCACGTCGGCGCTGGAGTGCGTGCGGGCGAGCGAGGCGGCGATGGTCCGCAGGACCTGCGAGCGTCCTGAGCGCGGGGCGCCGCCGATCATCAGGTGGCCGAAGTGCGCGAAGTCCACGACGACCGGGCGGCGCGCCTGGTCGGCGGGGAGGTCCTCGACGCCGTACGGGGCGGGCGTGAGCGCGCCGGGGGCCGTGCGGGGCGCCGGGGCGGGGATCTCGTCGAGCAGCAGGGTCTCGCCGAGCGCGGGCAGCCAGGGGCTGTGCTGGGCGGGGATGCCGAGGGTCCGGTTCGCGTCGATGATCTCGTCGACGAGGACCTTCAGGTCGGTGATCTCCTCCTCCTCGCGGGCCTGCGCCTTCGGCTTCACGAGCGCGGCGCGGCCGAGGGCCGCCCAGTCCAGGGAGTCGACCCAGGGCGCGAGCAGCGTCGGGTCGGCGGCGCCGGGGCGGCGGCCACCGACACGGCCCGACTGGAACGGTACGAGGGAGGCGTGCCCCAGACGCACGTACGCCCGTCCCGGGGTGTTCTTGGAGATGTGCCCGGCCTCGGGGGAGTCGATGACGTCGCTGGACTCGCCGCCGTCCGTCACGCGCAGCGCGATGCGGAGGTTGGTGTTGGCGCGGATCTCGGGCGACACGACACCGGAGGGCCGCTGCGTGGCGAGGAGCAGGTGGATTCCCAGCGAACGGCCACGCTGAGCGATGTTCACGAGCCCCGTCACGAAGTCGGGCAGGTCGCGCACCATCGACGCGAACTCGTCGATGACGATGAGGAGCCGCGGCACGGGCGCGTGCGACGGGTCGCGCCGCACCAGGTCCTGGTAGTCCTCGATGTCCTTGGCGTCGGCGTCGGCGAGGATGTGCTCGCGCCGCTTGAGCTCGGCTCCGAGGGATTCCAGGGCCCTCTCCACGAGGTGCGCGTCGAGGTCGGTGACCATGCCGACGGTGTGCGGCAGCTTCACACAGTCCTTGAACGCCGACCCGCCCTTGTAGTCCACGAGGACGAAGGTCATGTTCTCGGGCGTATTGGCGACGGCGAGCGCGGCCACGATGGTCTGCAGCAGCTCCGACTTACCGGAACCGGTGGTACCGGCGATGAGGCCGTGCGGGCCGTCCTTGCGCATGTCGATGCCGAAGGGCCCGTCGTACGACTCACCGATGACGGCCATCGTCGACTGCCCGCCCGCCTGCCACCTCGCCGTGATCGCCCCGGCGGTCGGCGGCTCGAGCTGCAGCACGTCGAGCAACCGGCTCGACCCGGGCAGCGCGGAGTCCTCGGTCTCCCCGCTGATGTCGCGCAGCGGCGACACGGACCGCGCGACGCGCAGGCACCAGGCGGGGGTCACGAAGTCGGGCCGTACGTCGAGGAGCCGCTCGGCGCCGCTCATCTCGACGCGCAGCCGCAGCTCGCGCGGGGCGCCGGTCTGCTGCGGGTCGGGCGCGGTGGTGTGCCAGGCCTGGAAGGAGGGGAAGCCGCCGGGGGCCTGCTGGGGCATCGCGGGCCCGCTCGGCGCGCTCCCCAGGGCGCCGCCGCTCGCGTACGCGTTCGGGTCCGGGGCCGGCTTCGGCTCGGCGACGACGAAGGCCTGGCACTCACCGGGCAGGAACCGTTCTTCGGTATCGAGGCAGAGCGCGTACATGTGCACGGCGGGCCCTTCACGCAACAGCCGCACCACACCCGGCAGCGACCGAAGCCGCCGGGACCCGTCCCACACCACGACGATGTCGGGATCGGAGAAACTCGCGCCCTGACTCTTGTTGTCCTCGACGGCCTTGACCCTCGCATCGAGGATCTGGGTCAGCTCACCGATGCGGGCGCCGACGGTCTCGGCGTCCGTCCCGATGAGTACGTTGATGTCCTGACCGCCGGACGGCCGGGCGTGCGGCAGCCACCGCACCCAGTCCCAGCTCTCCCGGGACGTGGCCTCGGTCAGCACATAGAACTGCACGTCCATCGGACTGTGCAGGGTCGCGGTCTGCGCGACGGCCCAGCGCCCGAGCGCGGTGGCGGAGTCGTCGGGCCCCGCGATGCCGATGACACCGAGCCCCTTCAGCGGCAGCGCGACGGGCGCGTCCTCGATCTTCCACGTCACCTGCCGCCGGTGGTCGTCCTTCTCCGGGTCGTCGAGGACGACCTCGGAGGGCAGCTGCCCGGTCCCGAACCGCACGAGCAGATGATCGGCATCGGTACGCCGCCGCTCCCACAGGCGCGTACGGGGCCCGGTGGCGAGGGCGAGCACGGAGGCGGGATCGGGCACGGCATTACGCCGGTCGACCCGCTCGGCCACCAGCGCGTCCTGCGCATCCCGCTCGATCCGGGCCTTGGTCTCCTTGTACTCCTTGACCTGCTTCGCATGGGACTTGCGCCCGTGCTTCTTGTCCATGAAGTAATTGCCGAACAGCATGATGGGACTCAGTCCCGCCATGATCAGGTAGTACCAGCGATCGAAGATCATCGCGGCGACGACGGCACCGACCAGCGGAAACAGCGCCATCAACCACGGCAGTGGCCGCGCCTCGTACTCACGGGGCGGGCTGGGCAGCCGGAAACTGGTCTGCCGCTCGGGCGGCCGCAGCCGCGGCGGCCGGTTGTAGTCGAGCCCGGCACCGTCCTCGGACCACTTGAGGGCGGCGTTCGGAGGCGTGTAGCGGACGAGTTCGAGCAGCGTATTGCCCAGCGCGATCTGCCCCCCGAGCGGCCAGGCAACGGTATCGAGCCGCCCACTGCCCCCCTTGGCCCTCTCCCTCACCAGCTTGGCGCGGGCCTCCTTCCGCTCCTTCCACTCCTTGCGGGCCTGCCGCTCCCGCTTCTCCCGGGCCTTGCGGTCCTTCTTGGGCTCACCATCGACCGGCACCGCCGCCGAGACCGGCTCCGCCTCGTCCTCCTCGACCCCGAAGGGAGCGCCGTCGAGCGTCACCCCCTCCTTCTCCTCAGGGGTTCCGTGGAGGGTGGCCCGGCAGGTGCCGTCGGTTGCAACTGACAACGTCAGGGCGCGGCCGGGAAGCTCCGGATCGTCGATGCGGATGTACGAGGCGGGCCCGCTGCCGATGTCGTACCGCCCGATCCCGAGCCGGTGCACGGCGCCGGCGGCGGTACCGCTCGCGACGCGCAGCTCGACGAGCCCCGAGGGCTCACCCGGCAGGCACCCGGCGGGATCGTCGAGGCTGACGACGGCGCCTTCGCGCAGCGGCGAGGTGACGACGGTGGCGGAGGGATCGACGGCGTACCCGTCCACGTAAATGATCGGAGCGCCGCCGCCGGGCGCCTGCTGCCCGTGCCCGATCGGAATGACCTGCGCGCCGCTGTGGCCGACCTGCCGGGCCAGTTCCACCGCGATGTCCTGCACGGTGGACTCGGGATCGGCGTCGAGAACCACGTCGGCGGTGCCCCCGCCGAACGGATCGACGACGGTCAGAGTCAGGCGCACGATCGTCCTCCCCGGAGCTGAACAATGCGCCTGACGATATCCGCTCCCCCCTTCCCACAGGCA
The sequence above is a segment of the Streptomyces sp. Je 1-369 genome. Coding sequences within it:
- a CDS encoding FtsK/SpoIIIE domain-containing protein — translated: MRLTLTVVDPFGGGTADVVLDADPESTVQDIAVELARQVGHSGAQVIPIGHGQQAPGGGAPIIYVDGYAVDPSATVVTSPLREGAVVSLDDPAGCLPGEPSGLVELRVASGTAAGAVHRLGIGRYDIGSGPASYIRIDDPELPGRALTLSVATDGTCRATLHGTPEEKEGVTLDGAPFGVEEDEAEPVSAAVPVDGEPKKDRKAREKRERQARKEWKERKEARAKLVRERAKGGSGRLDTVAWPLGGQIALGNTLLELVRYTPPNAALKWSEDGAGLDYNRPPRLRPPERQTSFRLPSPPREYEARPLPWLMALFPLVGAVVAAMIFDRWYYLIMAGLSPIMLFGNYFMDKKHGRKSHAKQVKEYKETKARIERDAQDALVAERVDRRNAVPDPASVLALATGPRTRLWERRRTDADHLLVRFGTGQLPSEVVLDDPEKDDHRRQVTWKIEDAPVALPLKGLGVIGIAGPDDSATALGRWAVAQTATLHSPMDVQFYVLTEATSRESWDWVRWLPHARPSGGQDINVLIGTDAETVGARIGELTQILDARVKAVEDNKSQGASFSDPDIVVVWDGSRRLRSLPGVVRLLREGPAVHMYALCLDTEERFLPGECQAFVVAEPKPAPDPNAYASGGALGSAPSGPAMPQQAPGGFPSFQAWHTTAPDPQQTGAPRELRLRVEMSGAERLLDVRPDFVTPAWCLRVARSVSPLRDISGETEDSALPGSSRLLDVLQLEPPTAGAITARWQAGGQSTMAVIGESYDGPFGIDMRKDGPHGLIAGTTGSGKSELLQTIVAALAVANTPENMTFVLVDYKGGSAFKDCVKLPHTVGMVTDLDAHLVERALESLGAELKRREHILADADAKDIEDYQDLVRRDPSHAPVPRLLIVIDEFASMVRDLPDFVTGLVNIAQRGRSLGIHLLLATQRPSGVVSPEIRANTNLRIALRVTDGGESSDVIDSPEAGHISKNTPGRAYVRLGHASLVPFQSGRVGGRRPGAADPTLLAPWVDSLDWAALGRAALVKPKAQAREEEEITDLKVLVDEIIDANRTLGIPAQHSPWLPALGETLLLDEIPAPAPRTAPGALTPAPYGVEDLPADQARRPVVVDFAHFGHLMIGGAPRSGRSQVLRTIAASLARTHSSADVHLYGIDCGNGALNALTRLPHCGAVVGRNQTERVVRLINRLKGELTRRQDLLADKGYADIGEQRADAAEDERLPHLVVLLDRWEGWLPTLGEIDHGSLTDEITTIMREGASVGLHMVLTGDRQLLVGRISSLTEDKYGLRLADRSDFSMLGIPARKVPEEIAPGRAFRNESGTETQFALLSEDSTGQGQAAAIAAIGERAAARDADVPRHRRPFRVDTLPSRISFEEAWELRDPDASRSKLWALVGIGGDEVMGYGPDLAEGVPAFVIAGPAKSGRSTVLMNMARSFRTRGVRLIVAAPRQSPLRALEGTEGVLKVFTGDDIDEDEFEELIDEAEASPEDPVVVLIDDAEILEDADAASHFKRIIQRGADLGLALVLAGDEEDVCSGFSGWQVDAKKGRRGILLSPQDSSSGDLIGLRISRSMVGGPVAPGKGMLHLGSGEISTLTTPL